The genomic region ATATAAAAAAAAATTATAAATTCTTTAGTTTTTAAATATATATATCATTTTTTTTTAATAATTAATAAATTAATTATCAAGTAATAATAAAAAATTATTTCATGGTTATTAAATACATTTTTGTTACTGGTGGAGTAACTTCTTCATTGGGTAAAGGAATTATTTCTGCTTCCTTAGGAATGTTATTGAAAAGTAGAGGATATAAAATTACAATTCAAAAATTAGATCCTTATTTTAATGTAGACCCAGGGACATTAAATCCTTATGAACATGGAGAATGTTTCGTAACTCAAGATGGAGCTGAAACGGATTTAGATTTAGGTCATTATGAGCGGTTTTTAGATCAACCTACTACGAAAGATAATAATGTTACTTCTGGTCTTATATATAAAACGGTCATTGATAATGAACGAAAGGGCTATTATTTAGGAAAAACTGTACAAGTTATTCCTCATATTACAAATGAAATTAAAAGACGTATTAAAATGTTGGGATCATCCAATAATTATGATATTATTATTACTGAAATAGGAGGAACTGTTGGAGATATAGAATGTCTTCCTTATATTGAATCTGTTCGTCAATTAAAATGGGAATTAGGAGAATTAAATAGTTTAATAATTCATTTAACTTTATTACCATATATATCAGTTACTGGAGAAATAAAAACAAAGCCAACACAACATTCTGTTCGAAATTTAATGAAAAATGGGATTCAAGCAGATATTTTAGTATGTAGAACAGAAAAACACATATCTAAAAATATTCGAAATAAATTAGCATTATTTTGTAATGTAAAACCAGAATATGTAATTGAATCTATTAATACAAAAGTTATATATGATATTCCATATTTATTACATTTACAAAATTTTGATAAATCTGTTTTAGATCATTTAAATTTATCTACTTTTACATCCCCTAATTTGCATAAGTGGAAAATTTTTCTAAAAAAATATAAAAATCCTAAATATGAAATTAAAATTGCATTAGTTGGAAAATATGTTTCTCTACATGATTCTTATAAATCAATTACTGAAGCATTAATTCATGCAGGTACAGAAAATGAAATTTATGTTAATATAAAATGGATTTATTCAGAAAAAATAAAAGAAAATAATATAGAAGAATATTTTAATGAAATTTCAGGAATTTTAATTGCTCCTGGATTTGGAATTAGAGGAATAGAGGGTAAAATACTTGCAACAAAATATGCAAGAGAAAAAAAAATCCCTTTTTTAGGTATATGTTTAGGTATGCAAATAGCAGTAATTGAATTTGCTAGAAATGTATTAGAAATACGAAATGCGGAAAGTAATGAAACTAATCCATATGCTCCTTATCCAGTTATTAGTTTAATGAAAGAACAAAAAAATATTACAAAAAAGGGTGGGACTATGCGTTTAGGAAATTGGAAATGTTCTTTAATAAAAGGATCGAAAATTTTTTCTATTTATGGAGGGAAAAAAGAAATTATTGAAAGACATCGTCATAGGTATGAATTTAATAATGAATATTTAGAAAATTTTTCTAATGCTGGAATGAAAACTGTAGGAATAAATCCTGATACCGGATTAGTAGAAGCCATAGAATTAGATAATCATATTTTTTTTTTAGGGGTTCAGTTTCATCCTGAATATAAAAGCACAGTTTCTAATCCTCATCCTTTATTTAATTATTTTGTTCAAATTTCTAAAAATTATAAATCATTTGTTTATCATGGATAGAACTATTTTTAGTTATGAAGGATAAAAAATTAGATTATCAATCCACTATTGGGCTATTACTTATATTGTTTATTTTAACAATTTTTACATATTTTAATGTATCTGAGGATAAAAAATATTCTTCAGAAAAAATTATTAAAAAGGATCCTTTTTTTTTAAAAACATCATTGTCTAAAACAAAAAAAAAAATAAATAATTATTTTCATTTAGAAAATGATGTTTTAAAACTTAAAATTTCTAGTTTAGGAGGATCAATTAACGAAGTTTTTTTAAAAAAATATAAAGCTTATGATCCTATTCATTTATCTCATAATAAAAATCTTTATTTAATAAAAGACTCTAGTTTTTTATATAAGATGATTTTTTTTAAAAAAGAAAATTTAAAAAATAATAATAAAATTATAGATACTAGTTCTCTGTATTTTTATCCTTTTTTTTTAAAAAAAGTAGGAAATAATAATAGAGTTTTTATAATGAGAGCTAAAAATCCTTATGGAAAAGGATTTATAGAATATATATATATTATAAAGAAAAAAAATCAATATAATATTGATTTTTTTATTCGTACAGTAGGTTTTTCTTCTTATTTAATCGATAAGACTATTTCTATTGATTTAGAACAAAAAATTTTTTCTTTAGAAAAAGATAGAAATTGGGAAAATTCTTATACTCAGGTATATTATTCTTATAATAAAAATTATAAATCCAAAATAAATTATTTATCAGAAAAAAATTCAGAAGAAAAAAATATAAATAATTTAAATTGGATTGCTAATAAACAACAATTTTTTACTTCTATTTTTTTTTCAAAAAATCCTTTGAAAAATATTTTTATTCGTTCTGAAAATTTTTCTTCTGGAAATTTTTTAAAAAAAATTCAATCAAGATTTTTTTTAAAAATAAAAAATAATGATAATTTGAATCTTTCTTTTCAGTTATATTTTGGTCCATTAGATTTTTATTTATTAAAAAATATGAAAAAAAATATTGAAAATATTATTCCATTTGGTTGGGGTTTTTTAAAATGGATTAATAAATATTTTTTTTTAATCATTTTTCAATTTTTGGAAAAAACAAATTTAAATTATGGAATTATTATTATTTTAATGACTATTGTTGTAAAGTTAATACTATCACCAATAACTTATAAACAATATAAATTAAGTGCTATGATGAAATTAATTCGTCCTGAAATAGACGAATTAAATAATAAATTTAAAAATTCAGATCCATTAAAAAAACAAAGGGCTACAATGGAATTATATCGAAAAGCAGGAATAAATCCTATGTCTGGTTGTATTTCTACTTTATTTCAAATTCCTATTTTTTATTCATTATTCAAATTTTTTCCTACTCTCATTAATCTTAGAGGAAAATCTTTTTTTTGGGTAGAAGATTTGACCTCATATGATTCCATTTTTGAATTACCATTTTCTATTCCATTTTATGGAAATCATATAAGTTTACTTACTTTATTATATTCATTAGCTCTTTTAATTTATACAAAATTAAGTAGTGATGGAAGAAATGATTATTCCAATAAAAATAATATTCCAGATATGCATTTTATGTTATATTTGATGCCTATAATCATGTTGTTTTTCATAAATAGTTATGCTTCTGGTCTTTCTCTTTATTATTTTACATCTAATGTAATCAATATTGGCTTGATTTTTTTTATTAAAAAATTTATGTTAAATGAAGATAAAATTCATAAAAAAATTCAAGAAAATAAAAAAAAACCAATAAAACATAATTATTGGAATCGTAAAATAAAAGAAATGATTGAGAAAAATAGAAAAGAATACTTTTATAAGTATAAAGAAAATAACAATCTTAATTAAAAGATGAGTTTTATTTTTTTTTGAGAAAAAAAATATAATTTATTATCATTTTTAAATTCTATAATTAAATTTCCTTTTTTAGTTATATTTCGTATAACTCCTTGAGTAAATTTTTTATGTTTATAATTATTATTAATAATCTCAAAAAAAGATATTTTATCTTTCATATAAAGGTTATTTATGTAATAATTTCTTATAAATTTTTCTCCATAAGTTATAAAAAGAAAACATTCTTTTTGAATGAAATAAATTAATTCATAAAAAAGTTTTTCTAATTGAAAATTTTTTTTAAGAATTTTTTTTAAAGAAGAAGCTTGAAATTTTTTATCAAATTTTATTTGATTTACATTCAATCCTATTCCAATAATAATTGCATATATTTTTTTATATAAAACATTATTTTCAATTAAAATTCCTCCTATTTTTTTATTAAATAAAATGATATCATTAGGCCATTTAATCCATATATTTTTATTATAAATAAATAATGTTTTATGAATTGCATTACTTATAATAAAATTGATAATATATCCTTTATTAATAGGAAAAATTATTGATTTTAAAAAAATACTAAAAGTCAAATTTTTTCCTTTTTCTGTCTCCCAATTGTTTTTCCCTACTCCTTTTCCATTTATTTGATTTATAGACCAAACTATAGTCCAATTTTTCATATGTTTTAATGTAATTCTTTTTATATACTGATTAGTAGAATCTACTTTTTGTAAAAAAATTAAATATATTGGCCAAATGAATTTTTTCAAAATATTTTATATTGAAAAATTTAAATTTTTTAGAATGAAAACCTTATTTTTGTTTTTTGAAATTAAAAAAATAATATAATAAAAATTCCGTTTTGTTATTAAATAAAATTATAGAAGGGATAAAAATTGTAAATGAAAAAGATATTTCTATTTTAAACTTTAAAAATAGAAAAAATTTTGTTTGTGATTATTTTGTTATTTGTGATGGAAAATCTAAAAGTCAAGTTTATGCTATTTTTAGATATATAGAAAAAATGACAATTGAAAAATTAAAAATAAAGCCTTGGCATATCGAAGGATCGGAAAATGGAGAGTGGATATTGATGGATTATATTTCTATTGTTGTACATATTTTCCAAAAAAAACTGAGATTATATTATAATTTAGAAAATATTTGGAATGAAAAATTATAATCATGCTTAGTTTATATATTTAGATAAATGAAGAAAATTTATGATAGATAAAAAAGTGAAAAGAAAAAATAACTTTTTTTGGATATATGCAGTTATATTAATTATATTTCTGGGAATATTTTTTTTTAAATCTTCTTTTTCTAATCCTAGAAAAATTGATCAAGATACCTTTTTTGAAATTCTCATGAAAGGGGAAATACAAAAAATAATAATAAAACATAGAGAAATTGTACATGTTTATTTGAAAAAAAAGTATTTATCTTCTAATAATCATATCAATCAATATGATATAAAAAATCAAAATTATCAAAAATTTATTATACATCCTTTACAATATGAATTTGAAATAGGAGATTTACAATTTTTTCAAAAAAAATTTGAAGAATACAAAAATAAATATAATCTAGATACAATTATTGATTTTAAAAATCAACAGGAATATACTATAACAAAATTTTTTTTTGATTATGGTATATTTCTAATATTGTTAATTATTTTTTGGATTTTTATATTTAGAAAAATTGGATCTTCTGCAGCTGGTCCAGGAAGTCAAATATTTAATATTGGAAAATCTAGAGCTAAATTATTTGATGAAAATGATAATGTTAAAATAACATTTAAGCAAGTTGCTGGTTTAGAAGAAGCTAAAGAAGAAGTACAAGAAATTGTAGAATTTTTAAAAAGTCCTAATAAATATACTAAACTAGGAGGTAAAATCCCTAAAGGTGTACTATTGATAGGTCCTCCTGGTACTGGAAAAACTTTATTAGCAAAAGCTGTAGCTGGTGAAGCTAAAGTTCCTTTTTTTTCCATTTCTGGTTCTGATTTTGTAGAAATGTTTGTTGGTGTAGGAGCTTCTAGAGTGAGAGATTTATTTGAAAAAGCAAAAGAAAAATCTCCTTGTATAATATTTATTGATGAAATTGATGCTATAGGAAGAGCGAGAGGAAAAAGTAATATAGCTGGATCTAATGATGAAAGAGAAAATACATTAAATCAATTACTTACAGAAATGGATGGATTTGGAACACATACAAATGTAATTGTTTTAGCAGCTACTAATAGATCTGATATTTTAGATAAAGCATTGCTTCGACCTGGTCGTTTTGATAGAACTATATTAGTAGATCCTCCTGAATTAAATGAAAGAAAAGAGATATTTAGGGTACATATTCAAAAACTTATATTATCTGATAAAGTAGATATTAATTTTTTAGCTAGGCAAACTCCAGGTTTTAGTGGAGCTGATATAGCAAATATTTGTAATGAATCTGCACTTATTGCAGCAAGAAAAAATAGATCTAAAATAGAAAATAAAGATTTTTTAGATGCTATAGATCGTATTATAGGTGGGTTAGAAAAAAAAAATAAGATTATTAAACCAAATGAAAAAAAAAGAATTGCTTATCATGAGGCGGGACATGCTGCAATAAGTTGGTTATTAGAACATGCATCTCCATTAGTTAAAGTAACAATTGTCCCAAGAGGAAAATCTTTAGGATCGGCATGGTATCTTCCTGAGGAAAGACAATTAACAACTCCAGAACAAATGAAAGATGAAATCTGTGCTTTACTTGCAGGTAGATCTGCAGAAGAAATTATTTTTAATAATATTTCAACAGGGGCCTTAAATGATTTAGAAAAAGTAACTAAACAAGCTCAATCTATGGTAGCAGTTTTTGGATTGAATGATAAAATTGGAAATATTTCTTATTATGATTCTACAGGACAAAATGAATTTTCTTTTTCTAAACCTTATAGTGAAAAAACTGCTCAAATTATAGATGAAGAAATATCAAAAATTATTACAGAACAATATAAAAGAGCTAAAAATATATTAAAAAATAATGAAAAAAAATTATCTATCCTTGCTAATGAATTATTAGAAAAAGAAGTTATTTTTAGAGAAGATTTAAAAAAAATATTTGGAGAAAGACCTTTTTCTGATGATATCGGAGATATGTTAACTACAGTTAATCATTTTTAATGAAAATAGAATTAATGAAAAAAAAAAATGATTTAGGGATAAGATTTTTTACCGGATTTATTTATGTTTTTATGATTATTTTTTCAATTGAAAAAGGAGAAAAGATTTTTAGAATGGTAATGATGATATTATCTTTTTTTTGTTTATTTGAATTTTTAGTTATTTTAAAAACAAATACAACTTTAATAAAAATAAATTCATTCTTTTTTTTATTTTCGATATTTTTAGATTTTCTTGTAGAAAAAGATATATTTTTATATATCATATGTTTTATCCCATATTCTATAACATTTTTTATTATTCAATTGTTTTCTAAAGGGGTTTCTCATCAAGAGAAAATAAGACAAATAAGTCATTTAACTTTTGGATTAGTATATGTTTTAATTCCATTTTTTTTAGCATCTTATATATATTCTAAATATGGAAAAGAATTAATTTTAGGTACATTTTTTCTTATATGGACAAATGATACTTTATCCTATTTGATAGGAATAAAATGGGGAAAAAGGAAAATAGATATATCTATATCTCCTAAAAAATCTATAGAAGGATTTATTGGAGGTTTATTTTTTTGTTTAATATTGGGAATATTATTATCCAATATTTGGGGAAAAAAATATTGGTTTATTCTTTCTTTTATCATTCCTATTTTTTCTACTATTGGAGATCTTGTAGAATCTACTATTAAAAGATCTTATAATGTAAAAAATTCAGGAATATGGTTTCCTGGACATGGTGGATTTTTAGATAGATTAGATAGTTTTATATTTGTCATACCAATTATAGCTACTATTGCTACTGGAATAGTATATTTTTTTTAAATAAAATATAGATGATCCATAAAGAAGGATTTCCATTTTTAATATATTTATTAATATTAATATTTGATAGGAATTTTTATTTCTATTTTTATATTTTCTAGATTTTTTAACTTATTTTTAATATTTTTTTTAATTATATTTTATGCATTTTTCCTTTTCTTTTTCAGAAATCCAAAAAAAAATTTATCTAAAAAAAAATTTAAAAATGATAATGAAGTGATTTCTCCTTCTGATGGAAAAATATTAGAAATAAAAAAAATTTTTGAAAGTGAATTTTTACAAAAAAATTGTATATGTATATCTATATTTATGTCTCCATTTGATGTACATGTAAATAGATTTCCAGTATCTGGAAAAATAATTTATGTTAGATATCATCCAGGTAAATATTGGTTAGCATGGAATAAAAAATCATCGTTAAATAACGAACGAACAACTACAGTTATAGAAACAATAAATACAAAAAAAAAAATACTATTTCGACAAATAGCTGGATTTTTAGCTCGTCGTATTATTCTTTATGCTAAAGAAAATTGTTTAGCTAAAAAAGGAGAAGAATTTGGATTTATTAAATTTGGATCTAGAATAGATATTTATCTACCATTAGATTCTATTATTTTTATCAAAAAAGGGGAAAAAGTTATTGGTGGAGAAACTATAATTTCTATGATACCATAAAAATAATAAAAAAACTAATCCCAATAAGGGGATTAGTTTTTTTATTATTTAACTTCTTCATAATCTACATCTTGGACATTTTCATTTCCTTTATTATTTTTTTCTTCATTATTTTTTTTATTAGAATCATTTGAATTATTATTTTTTTTATTGGAAGAATAAAGTTCTTGTGATGCATTAGCCCAAACTTCGTTTAATTTTTTCATACAAATATCAATAGATGAAAAATCTTTTTTACTGTGTGCCAGTCTTAATTCTTCTAAAGATTTTTTTATATTTTTTTTATTATTTTCAGATAATTTATCTCCATAATCTTTTAACTGTTTTTCAGATTGAAAAATCTGATTATCTGCGGAATTTAATTTATCTATTTCTCCTTTTATTTTTTCGTCTTTTTTTGCATTTTCTTCCGCTTCTCTTTTCATTTTTTCAATTTCCTCTTGATTTAACCCTGAAGAAGTTTCAATTCGTATAGATTGTTCTTTTCCAGTCCCTTTATTTTTTGCAGAAACATTAAGTATTCCATTAGCATCAATATCAAAACTAACCTCAATTTGAGGAATTCCTCTAGGTGAAGGAGGGATCTCAATGAGATCAAATCTTCCTATTTCTTTATTATCATTGAACATAGGTCTTTCTCCTTGTCCTACTCTTATAGTTACTGCAGATTGATTATCTGATGCTGTAGAAAAAATTTCTGATTTTTTAGTAGGAATAGTAGTATTGGATTCTATAAGTTTTGTAAAAACACCCCCTAAAGTTTCTATTCCTAAAGATAAAGGAGTTACATCAAGCAATAAAACATCTTGTACATCACCTGTTAAAACTCCTCCTTGTATAGCAGCACCAATAGCTACAACTTCATCTGGATTTACTCCTTTAGATGGTTTTTTTTTAAAAAATTCTTCAACTTTTTCTTGTACTTTTGGAATTCTCGTAGAACCTCCTACTAAAATAACTTCGTCAATATCTTTAGTAGATAATCCAGCTGATTCTAATGCTTTGGAACATGGATTAATAGATCTAAATATTAAATTTTCAGATAATTGTTCAAATTTAGATCGAGTTAATGTAAGAACCATATGTTTTGGCCCTGATTCTGTAGCAGTAATATATGGTAAATTTATTTCTGTTTTAGTAGAAGATGATAATTCTATTTTAGCTTTTTCAGAAGCTTCTTTTAAACGTTGTAAAGCCATAGGATCATTTCTAAGATCTATTTCTTCTTTAGATTTAAATTCATTGGATAAATAATCAATTATAACTTGATCAAAATTATCTCCTCCTAAATGTGTATCTCCATTAGTAGAAAGTACTTCGAAAACTCCATCTCCTAATTCTAAAATAGAAACATCGAATGTCCCACCACCTAAATCATATACTACTATTTTTTTATTTTGATTTTTTTTATCTAAACCATAAGCTAATGCTGCAGCTGTTGGCTCATTAATAATCCTTTCTACTTTCAATCCGGCAATTTCTCCAGCTTCTTTAGTAGCTTGTCTTTGGGCATCATTAAAATATGCTGGTACAGTAATAACTGCTCTATTTACTTTTTTTCCTAGATAATCTTCAGCTGTTTTTTTCATTTTTTGAAGTATCATAGCAGATATTTCTTGAGGTGCATATAATCTATTTTCTATATTAACACGTGGTGTGTTATTTCCACCTTTGACAATTTTATAAGGAATATGTTTTGATTCTTCTGTTACTTCAGAAAACATTCTACCCATAAAACGTTTAATTGAAAAAATAGTTTTTTGTGGATTCGTAACTGCTTGTCTTTTTGCAGGATCTCCTATTTTTCTTTCTCCATCTTCTATAAAAGCCACTATTGATGGAGTAGTCCTTTTACCTTCTGAATTAGGTATGACAACAGGATCATTTATTTCCATTACTGCAACACAAGAATTTGTTGTCCCTAAATCTATTCCTATAATTTTACTCATTTTTATTACTTTATTTTCATACTGTCATTCAATAGACAGTTCAATCATTATGCCATAATAAAGTTATAGAATGAATTACCATAATATCCTTTTAATAAAAAAAAAAATTGGAATAATAGTATGACAAAAAGTCATTTATATTCAAATTTTATTTTAAAATATCTTATATTTCTTAAATTAATTTATTTTGATTATGGATTTTTTAAGTTTTAAAACTATTAATAAAAATGATTCAAAAAATTGGATTATTATGGATGCAAAAGATCAATATTTAGGTAGATTTTCTACTAAGATTGCTTTAATAATAAGAGGAAAACATAAGACTAATTTTTCTCCAAATTTAGATTGTGGAGATTATGTAATTGTAATAAATTCTAAAAAAATTAAACTTACAGGAAAAAAATGGATTAATAAAAAATATATTCGTTATACTGGATATCCAGGAGGAAAAAAAATAATATTTGCTAAAGATCTTTTGATTAAAGATTCAACAAAAATAATATATAAATCTGTTAAAGGAATGCTTCCTAAAAATCGTTTGGGAAACAAAATTATAAAAAATCTTCATATTTATCCAAATTCTGAACATAAACATCAAGCCCAAAAACCAATTCAATTATATATAAAAAATTAATAAAAGATGATCCATACTATAGGAAGAAGAAAACGTTCTCTTGCACGTATTTATTTAAAACCTGGAAATAAAATTATTACGATTAATTCTAAAAAATTAGAAAAATATTTTCCAAAAAATATCCATGGAAAAATTTTATATCCTTTTCAATTAATAAATAATAATAAATTTGATATAAAAATAAAAGTTTGTGGAGGGGGATTTAATGGTCAAGCAGAAGCTATTTGTTTAGCTATATCTAGAGCACTTTGTAAATTAGACCCAGAAAATAGAAAAATATTAAAATTTAATGGATTATTAACTAGAGATTCTAGAAAAGTAGAAAGAAAAAAATTTGGTCAAAAAAAAGCAAGAAAAAAGTTTCAATTTTCAAAACGTTAGAGGATTGATTCAAAATTAAATAAAAAAAATGAAAGCTAATACTCAAGATTTATTAAAAGCAGGTGTACATTTTGGACATATTTCTCGAAAATGGAATCCAAAAATGCGTCCTTATATTTTCATGAAAAAAGGAGGATTTCATATTATAGATTTATCAAAAACTGTAATTAAACTAGATATAGCCTGTCAAGAATTAAAAAAAATTGTAACCTTGGGTAAAAAAATTTTATTAGTAGGAACAAAAATTCAGGCTAAAGAAAAAGTTTTTTTTTATGCAAAAAGTGTAAATATGCCTTGTGTAACGGAAAGATGGTTAGGGGGATTATTAACAAACTTTACTACTATTCGAAAATCAGTAAAGAAAATGAATAGTATAGAAAAAATGAAAAAAAATGGAACTTTCGATGCTTTATCTAAAAAAGAACGATTATTAATAAATAGGTTATATACAAAATTATATAGAAATTTAGGAAGTATTTCTTTTATGAATCATCTTCCAGGGGGTATTTTTTTGATAGATCCATTTAAAGAAAAAATAGCTTTATCAGAATCTATAAAATTAAAGATTCCTATTTTTGCTATGGTAGATACAAATACAGATCCAAATGGTATAGATTATCCAATCCCATCTAATGATGATTCATCTAAATCTATTGATATAATTTTACAATTTATTACAAAAGCAATTCAACAAGGTCATTTATTAAAAAAAAATGAACGTGAAGAAAAAAAATCTATAAATGAAAAATCATGAAAATTTCAATTTCTCAAATTTATAAACTAAGAAAAATTACTGGTATTGGAATAATGGATTGTAAGATAGCTTTAATTAAAACCAATGGAAATTTTGAAAAAGCAATCGATTTTTTAAGAAAAAAAGGAGAAAAAATAGCTATAAATCGTGCTTCTTTAAAAGTTAAAGCAGGTTCAATTATATCTTGTATAAATGCTGATCAAACATCTGGTACTATTATCGGTTTAAGTTGTGAAACAGATATTCTTTCCAAAAGTTCAGATTTTTTAAATTTTTTATCCAAATTATCTGATAAATCATTTTTATGCAATACAAAAGAAGATTTTTTATCTAGTTTATATCATGGAAATAGTATTCGAGAAATGATCTTTGAAAAGATTAGTGCTTTTAATGAAAAATTAGAATTAAAAATATTTGAGAAAATAAATTCCCCATTTGTGATAAATTATACGCATAATAATAAAATAGCTTCTTTAGTTGGATTTTCTTCTAAAATTCAAAAATCAATTGCAAAAAATATTGCTATGCATATTACAGCTATGAATCCAATAGCTATAGATAAAAAAGAAATACCCGAAAATTTAATGAAAAAAGAATTAGAAATAATTCGATTTCAGATAGAAAAAGAAAAAAAACCAGATCAAATAAAGGAAAAAATGATTTTTGGAAAAATAAAAAAATTTATAATGGAGAATACTTTATTGAATCAAAAATATATAAAAGATAACAATATAACTATTCAAGAATATATGAATAGATCATTTTCAAAAAATATAAAAATAAATTCTTATAAAAGAATAAGTATTTTTTAAATGAAAAAATTGATAT from Blattabacterium sp. (Cryptocercus punctulatus) str. Cpu harbors:
- a CDS encoding CTP synthase produces the protein MVIKYIFVTGGVTSSLGKGIISASLGMLLKSRGYKITIQKLDPYFNVDPGTLNPYEHGECFVTQDGAETDLDLGHYERFLDQPTTKDNNVTSGLIYKTVIDNERKGYYLGKTVQVIPHITNEIKRRIKMLGSSNNYDIIITEIGGTVGDIECLPYIESVRQLKWELGELNSLIIHLTLLPYISVTGEIKTKPTQHSVRNLMKNGIQADILVCRTEKHISKNIRNKLALFCNVKPEYVIESINTKVIYDIPYLLHLQNFDKSVLDHLNLSTFTSPNLHKWKIFLKKYKNPKYEIKIALVGKYVSLHDSYKSITEALIHAGTENEIYVNIKWIYSEKIKENNIEEYFNEISGILIAPGFGIRGIEGKILATKYAREKKIPFLGICLGMQIAVIEFARNVLEIRNAESNETNPYAPYPVISLMKEQKNITKKGGTMRLGNWKCSLIKGSKIFSIYGGKKEIIERHRHRYEFNNEYLENFSNAGMKTVGINPDTGLVEAIELDNHIFFLGVQFHPEYKSTVSNPHPLFNYFVQISKNYKSFVYHG
- a CDS encoding YidC/Oxa1 family insertase periplasmic-domain containing protein, which translates into the protein MKDKKLDYQSTIGLLLILFILTIFTYFNVSEDKKYSSEKIIKKDPFFLKTSLSKTKKKINNYFHLENDVLKLKISSLGGSINEVFLKKYKAYDPIHLSHNKNLYLIKDSSFLYKMIFFKKENLKNNNKIIDTSSLYFYPFFLKKVGNNNRVFIMRAKNPYGKGFIEYIYIIKKKNQYNIDFFIRTVGFSSYLIDKTISIDLEQKIFSLEKDRNWENSYTQVYYSYNKNYKSKINYLSEKNSEEKNINNLNWIANKQQFFTSIFFSKNPLKNIFIRSENFSSGNFLKKIQSRFFLKIKNNDNLNLSFQLYFGPLDFYLLKNMKKNIENIIPFGWGFLKWINKYFFLIIFQFLEKTNLNYGIIIILMTIVVKLILSPITYKQYKLSAMMKLIRPEIDELNNKFKNSDPLKKQRATMELYRKAGINPMSGCISTLFQIPIFYSLFKFFPTLINLRGKSFFWVEDLTSYDSIFELPFSIPFYGNHISLLTLLYSLALLIYTKLSSDGRNDYSNKNNIPDMHFMLYLMPIIMLFFINSYASGLSLYYFTSNVINIGLIFFIKKFMLNEDKIHKKIQENKKKPIKHNYWNRKIKEMIEKNRKEYFYKYKENNNLN
- a CDS encoding biotin--[acetyl-CoA-carboxylase] ligase, which encodes MKKFIWPIYLIFLQKVDSTNQYIKRITLKHMKNWTIVWSINQINGKGVGKNNWETEKGKNLTFSIFLKSIIFPINKGYIINFIISNAIHKTLFIYNKNIWIKWPNDIILFNKKIGGILIENNVLYKKIYAIIIGIGLNVNQIKFDKKFQASSLKKILKKNFQLEKLFYELIYFIQKECFLFITYGEKFIRNYYINNLYMKDKISFFEIINNNYKHKKFTQGVIRNITKKGNLIIEFKNDNKLYFFSQKKIKLIF
- the rsfS gene encoding ribosome silencing factor, which encodes MLLNKIIEGIKIVNEKDISILNFKNRKNFVCDYFVICDGKSKSQVYAIFRYIEKMTIEKLKIKPWHIEGSENGEWILMDYISIVVHIFQKKLRLYYNLENIWNEKL
- the ftsH gene encoding ATP-dependent zinc metalloprotease FtsH, whose product is MIDKKVKRKNNFFWIYAVILIIFLGIFFFKSSFSNPRKIDQDTFFEILMKGEIQKIIIKHREIVHVYLKKKYLSSNNHINQYDIKNQNYQKFIIHPLQYEFEIGDLQFFQKKFEEYKNKYNLDTIIDFKNQQEYTITKFFFDYGIFLILLIIFWIFIFRKIGSSAAGPGSQIFNIGKSRAKLFDENDNVKITFKQVAGLEEAKEEVQEIVEFLKSPNKYTKLGGKIPKGVLLIGPPGTGKTLLAKAVAGEAKVPFFSISGSDFVEMFVGVGASRVRDLFEKAKEKSPCIIFIDEIDAIGRARGKSNIAGSNDERENTLNQLLTEMDGFGTHTNVIVLAATNRSDILDKALLRPGRFDRTILVDPPELNERKEIFRVHIQKLILSDKVDINFLARQTPGFSGADIANICNESALIAARKNRSKIENKDFLDAIDRIIGGLEKKNKIIKPNEKKRIAYHEAGHAAISWLLEHASPLVKVTIVPRGKSLGSAWYLPEERQLTTPEQMKDEICALLAGRSAEEIIFNNISTGALNDLEKVTKQAQSMVAVFGLNDKIGNISYYDSTGQNEFSFSKPYSEKTAQIIDEEISKIITEQYKRAKNILKNNEKKLSILANELLEKEVIFREDLKKIFGERPFSDDIGDMLTTVNHF
- a CDS encoding phosphatidate cytidylyltransferase, which gives rise to MKKKNDLGIRFFTGFIYVFMIIFSIEKGEKIFRMVMMILSFFCLFEFLVILKTNTTLIKINSFFFLFSIFLDFLVEKDIFLYIICFIPYSITFFIIQLFSKGVSHQEKIRQISHLTFGLVYVLIPFFLASYIYSKYGKELILGTFFLIWTNDTLSYLIGIKWGKRKIDISISPKKSIEGFIGGLFFCLILGILLSNIWGKKYWFILSFIIPIFSTIGDLVESTIKRSYNVKNSGIWFPGHGGFLDRLDSFIFVIPIIATIATGIVYFF
- a CDS encoding phosphatidylserine decarboxylase family protein; the protein is MIGIFISIFIFSRFFNLFLIFFLIIFYAFFLFFFRNPKKNLSKKKFKNDNEVISPSDGKILEIKKIFESEFLQKNCICISIFMSPFDVHVNRFPVSGKIIYVRYHPGKYWLAWNKKSSLNNERTTTVIETINTKKKILFRQIAGFLARRIILYAKENCLAKKGEEFGFIKFGSRIDIYLPLDSIIFIKKGEKVIGGETIISMIP